A DNA window from Roseovarius sp. Pro17 contains the following coding sequences:
- the lipB gene encoding lipoyl(octanoyl) transferase LipB: MVEWKISPGLTGYEEALATMEARVGAIASGDLPELVWLLEHPPLYTAGTSSRREDLIDPDRFPVHEARRGGQYTYHGPGQRVVYVLLDVGARGRDVRAFVRQLEDWVIAVLGEFNVRGELRDGRVGVWVTRDDKPLTASGEPPDEKIAAIGVRLRKWISFHGISINVEPDLEHFSGIVPCGITQHGVTSLVDLGLPVTMEDVDVALRRCFDGIFSG; the protein is encoded by the coding sequence ATGGTAGAATGGAAGATATCGCCCGGCCTGACCGGCTATGAGGAGGCCCTCGCCACGATGGAGGCACGCGTCGGCGCCATAGCCAGCGGGGATTTGCCCGAACTGGTCTGGCTGCTGGAGCATCCGCCGCTCTATACGGCTGGCACGTCATCGCGGCGTGAAGATCTGATCGATCCAGACCGATTCCCGGTTCATGAGGCGCGACGCGGCGGGCAGTACACCTATCACGGACCGGGCCAGCGCGTCGTCTATGTCCTGCTGGACGTCGGTGCGCGCGGGCGCGACGTGCGCGCTTTTGTCCGCCAACTCGAGGATTGGGTGATCGCCGTTCTCGGCGAATTCAACGTCAGGGGCGAACTACGCGATGGCCGTGTCGGCGTCTGGGTGACCCGTGACGACAAGCCACTGACCGCCAGCGGAGAGCCGCCCGACGAAAAGATCGCCGCTATAGGCGTGCGCCTGCGCAAGTGGATCAGCTTTCACGGGATTTCGATCAACGTCGAGCCGGATCTGGAGCATTTCAGCGGCATCGTGCCGTGCGGCATCACGCAGCACGGGGTCACCAGTCTGGTCGATCTGGGCCTGCCTGTGACGATGGAAGATGTCGATGTCGCGCTGCGCCGATGCTTTGACGGCATCTTTTCAGGCTGA